In Aphelocoma coerulescens isolate FSJ_1873_10779 chromosome 3, UR_Acoe_1.0, whole genome shotgun sequence, a single window of DNA contains:
- the TRIM67 gene encoding tripartite motif-containing protein 67 isoform X13: protein MEEELKCPVCGSLFREPIILPCSHNVCLPCARTIAVQTPESEQQDSECAAGAGGDHADKLSLHSETDSGYGSYTPSLKSPNGVRVLPLVPAPPGAAAAPRGAGPASSSLTCPQCHRSASLDQRGLRGFQRNRLLEAIVQRYQQGRAAAAAAAKCQLCDRSPPEPAAVLCEQCEVLYCAACQLRCHPARGPFAKHRLAPPPAHPGAPGGGGDGGGGKGAGGARKLPTCAEHDLENYSMYCVSCRSPVCYQCLEEGKHSKHDVKALGAMWKQHKAQLSQALNGVSDKAKEAKEFLVQLKNLLQQIQENGLDYEACLVAQCDALVDALTRQKAKLLTKVTKEREHKLKVVWDQINHCTLKLRQSTGLMEYCLEVIKENDPSGFLQISDALIKRVQVSQEQWVKGALEPKVSAEFDLTLDSEPLLQSIHQLDFIQMKLAWFTFDPSSAHRDIVLSNDNQTATCNSYDDRVVLGTAAFSKGVHYWELHVDRYDNHPDPAFGIARINVVKDMMLGKDDKAWAMTEGGVSKGATVGVLLDLNKHNLTFYINGQQQGPAAFENIEGVFMPALSLNRNVQVTLHTGLEVPQSVKQPKLPNN from the exons ATGGAAGAGGAGCTGAAGTGCCCGGTGTGCGGCTCGCTGTTCCGGGAGCCCATCATCCTGCCCTGCTCGCACAATGTCTGCCTGCCCTGCGCCCGCACCATCGCCGTGCAGACCCCGGAGAGCGAGCAGCA GGACTCGGAGTgcgcggcgggggccggcggcGACCACGCGGACAAGCTGAGCCTGCACAGCGAGACCGACAGCGGCTACGGCTCCTACACCCCCAGCCTGAAGTCCCCCAACGGCGTGCGGGTGCTGCCGCTGGTGCCCGCGccgccgggggcggcggcggctccacggggcgccggccccgccagctCCTCCCTCACCTGCCCGCAGTGCCACCGGAGCGCGTCCCTGGACCAGCGCGGGCTCCGCGGCTTCCAGCGCAACCGGCTGCTGGAGGCCATCGTGCAGCGCTACCAGCagggccgcgccgccgccgccgccgccgccaagTGCCAGCTGTGCGACCGCAGCCCGCCCGAGCCGGCCGCCGTGCTGTGCGAGCAGTGCGAGGTGCTGTACTGCGCCGCATGCCAGCTCCGCTGCCACCCGGCCCGCGGGCCCTTCGCCAAGCACCGCctggccccgccgcccgcacaCCCGGGCgcccccggcggcggcggggacggcggcggcgggaagggggcgggcggcgcccgcAAGCTGCCGACGTGCGCCGAGCACGACCTGGAGAACTACAGCATGTACTGCGTGAGCTGCCGCAGCCCCGTCTGCTACCAGTGCTTGGAGGAGGGCAAGCACAGCAAGCACGACGTGAAGGCCCTGGGAGCCATGTGGAAGCAGCACAAG GCACAGCTGTCTCAGGCTTTAAATGGTGTTTCAGATAAAGCGAAAGAAGCTAAAGAATTTTTGGTTCAGCTGAAAAATTTATTGCAGCAGATCCAG GAGAACGGGTTGGATTACGAAGCCTGTCTTGTTGCTCAGTGCGATGCCTTGGTTGACGCGTTAACCCGGCAAAAGGCAAAACTGCTCACAAAGGTCACCAAGGAACGGGAGCACAAGCTGAAG GTTGTTTGGGACCAAATAAATCACTGTACGCTGAAGCTACGCCAGTCAACAGGGCTTATGGAATACTGCCTGGAAGTTATCAAAGAAAATGATCCCTCTGGGTTTTTACAg ATTTCGGATGCTTTAATCAAGCGTGTTCAGGTGTCTCAGGAACAGTGGGTCAAAGGAGCCTTGGAGCCAAAAGTGTCTGCTGAGTTTGACTTGACTCTGGATAGTGAACCTTTACTGCAGTCAATTCACCAGCTGGATTTTATTCAGATGAAAT TGGCGTGGTTCACCTTCGACCCCTCCTCAGCTCACAGAGACATAGTGCTGTCAAATGACAACCAGACTGCCACCTGCAACAGCTACGATGACCGGGTGGTCCTAGGCACCGCAGCCTTCTCCAAGGGCGTGCATTACTGGGAACTGCATGTGGACAGGTACGACAACCACCCGGATCCAGCCTTTGGCATCGCCAGGATTAACGTGGTCAAGGACATGATGCTGGGCAAGGACGACAAGGCGTGGGCCAT GACTGAAGGAGGAGTTTCTAAAGGTGCCACCGTTGGTGTTCTCCTGGATCTGAACAAGCACAACCTGACCTTTTACATAAATGGTCAGCAGCAGGGGCCTGCAGCGTTTGAAAACATCGAGGGAGTCTTCATGCCTGCATTGAGCCTCAACCGAAACGTCCAG gtGACCCTGCACACAGGACTGGAGGTGCCACAATCTGTAAAACAGCCCAAGTTGCCCAACAACTAA
- the TRIM67 gene encoding tripartite motif-containing protein 67 isoform X6: protein MEEELKCPVCGSLFREPIILPCSHNVCLPCARTIAVQTPESEQQDSECAAGAGGDHADKLSLHSETDSGYGSYTPSLKSPNGVRVLPLVPAPPGAAAAPRGAGPASSSLTCPQCHRSASLDQRGLRGFQRNRLLEAIVQRYQQGRAAAAAAAKCQLCDRSPPEPAAVLCEQCEVLYCAACQLRCHPARGPFAKHRLAPPPAHPGAPGGGGDGGGGKGAGGARKLPTCAEHDLENYSMYCVSCRSPVCYQCLEEGKHSKHDVKALGAMWKQHKAQLSQALNGVSDKAKEAKEFLVQLKNLLQQIQENGLDYEACLVAQCDALVDALTRQKAKLLTKVTKEREHKLKVVWDQINHCTLKLRQSTGLMEYCLEVIKENDPSGFLQISDALIKRVQVSQEQWVKGALEPKVSAEFDLTLDSEPLLQSIHQLDFIQMKFPVSVPPVPLLQLEKCCTRNNSVTLAWRMPPLSHNPVEGYILELDDGDGGQFREVYVGKETLCTIDGLHFNSTYNARVKAFNSSGVGPYSKTVILQTSDGELGFCHFLNEKLQVSPLLIQCCLSFSPSTVAWFTFDPSSAHRDIVLSNDNQTATCNSYDDRVVLGTAAFSKGVHYWELHVDRYDNHPDPAFGIARINVVKDMMLGKDDKAWAMYVDNNRSWFMHCNSHTNRTEGGVSKGATVGVLLDLNKHNLTFYINGQQQGPAAFENIEGVFMPALSLNRNVQVTLHTGLEVPQSVKQPKLPNN, encoded by the exons ATGGAAGAGGAGCTGAAGTGCCCGGTGTGCGGCTCGCTGTTCCGGGAGCCCATCATCCTGCCCTGCTCGCACAATGTCTGCCTGCCCTGCGCCCGCACCATCGCCGTGCAGACCCCGGAGAGCGAGCAGCA GGACTCGGAGTgcgcggcgggggccggcggcGACCACGCGGACAAGCTGAGCCTGCACAGCGAGACCGACAGCGGCTACGGCTCCTACACCCCCAGCCTGAAGTCCCCCAACGGCGTGCGGGTGCTGCCGCTGGTGCCCGCGccgccgggggcggcggcggctccacggggcgccggccccgccagctCCTCCCTCACCTGCCCGCAGTGCCACCGGAGCGCGTCCCTGGACCAGCGCGGGCTCCGCGGCTTCCAGCGCAACCGGCTGCTGGAGGCCATCGTGCAGCGCTACCAGCagggccgcgccgccgccgccgccgccgccaagTGCCAGCTGTGCGACCGCAGCCCGCCCGAGCCGGCCGCCGTGCTGTGCGAGCAGTGCGAGGTGCTGTACTGCGCCGCATGCCAGCTCCGCTGCCACCCGGCCCGCGGGCCCTTCGCCAAGCACCGCctggccccgccgcccgcacaCCCGGGCgcccccggcggcggcggggacggcggcggcgggaagggggcgggcggcgcccgcAAGCTGCCGACGTGCGCCGAGCACGACCTGGAGAACTACAGCATGTACTGCGTGAGCTGCCGCAGCCCCGTCTGCTACCAGTGCTTGGAGGAGGGCAAGCACAGCAAGCACGACGTGAAGGCCCTGGGAGCCATGTGGAAGCAGCACAAG GCACAGCTGTCTCAGGCTTTAAATGGTGTTTCAGATAAAGCGAAAGAAGCTAAAGAATTTTTGGTTCAGCTGAAAAATTTATTGCAGCAGATCCAG GAGAACGGGTTGGATTACGAAGCCTGTCTTGTTGCTCAGTGCGATGCCTTGGTTGACGCGTTAACCCGGCAAAAGGCAAAACTGCTCACAAAGGTCACCAAGGAACGGGAGCACAAGCTGAAG GTTGTTTGGGACCAAATAAATCACTGTACGCTGAAGCTACGCCAGTCAACAGGGCTTATGGAATACTGCCTGGAAGTTATCAAAGAAAATGATCCCTCTGGGTTTTTACAg ATTTCGGATGCTTTAATCAAGCGTGTTCAGGTGTCTCAGGAACAGTGGGTCAAAGGAGCCTTGGAGCCAAAAGTGTCTGCTGAGTTTGACTTGACTCTGGATAGTGAACCTTTACTGCAGTCAATTCACCAGCTGGATTTTATTCAGATGAAAT TTCCTGTTTCAGTGCCACCCGTCCCATTACTGCAGCTGGAGAAGTGTTGCACCAGGAACAACAGTGTGACGTTGGCCTGGAGGATGCCACCTTTGAGCCACAACCCAGTGGAGGGTTATATCTTGGAACTTGATGATGGAGATGGTGGCCAATTCCGA GAAGTATATGTTGGCAAGGAGACACTCTGCACCATCGACGGCCTTCATTTCAACAGCACTTACAATGCCAGAGTCAAAGCTTTCAACTCCTCGGGCGTTGGTCCTTACAGCAAGACAGTCATTTTGCAGACATCAGATGGTGAGCTGGGGTTTTGCCACTTCCTAAATGAAAAGCTGCAGGTCTCA CCCCTCCTGATACAATGCtgcctttccttttccccttccacAGTGGCGTGGTTCACCTTCGACCCCTCCTCAGCTCACAGAGACATAGTGCTGTCAAATGACAACCAGACTGCCACCTGCAACAGCTACGATGACCGGGTGGTCCTAGGCACCGCAGCCTTCTCCAAGGGCGTGCATTACTGGGAACTGCATGTGGACAGGTACGACAACCACCCGGATCCAGCCTTTGGCATCGCCAGGATTAACGTGGTCAAGGACATGATGCTGGGCAAGGACGACAAGGCGTGGGCCATGTATGTGGACAACAACCGCAGCTGGTTCATGCACTGCAATTCCCACACCAATCG GACTGAAGGAGGAGTTTCTAAAGGTGCCACCGTTGGTGTTCTCCTGGATCTGAACAAGCACAACCTGACCTTTTACATAAATGGTCAGCAGCAGGGGCCTGCAGCGTTTGAAAACATCGAGGGAGTCTTCATGCCTGCATTGAGCCTCAACCGAAACGTCCAG gtGACCCTGCACACAGGACTGGAGGTGCCACAATCTGTAAAACAGCCCAAGTTGCCCAACAACTAA
- the TRIM67 gene encoding tripartite motif-containing protein 67 isoform X8 has product MEEELKCPVCGSLFREPIILPCSHNVCLPCARTIAVQTPESEQQDSECAAGAGGDHADKLSLHSETDSGYGSYTPSLKSPNGVRVLPLVPAPPGAAAAPRGAGPASSSLTCPQCHRSASLDQRGLRGFQRNRLLEAIVQRYQQGRAAAAAAAKCQLCDRSPPEPAAVLCEQCEVLYCAACQLRCHPARGPFAKHRLAPPPAHPGAPGGGGDGGGGKGAGGARKLPTCAEHDLENYSMYCVSCRSPVCYQCLEEGKHSKHDVKALGAMWKQHKAQLSQALNGVSDKAKEAKEFLVQLKNLLQQIQNGLDYEACLVAQCDALVDALTRQKAKLLTKVTKEREHKLKVVWDQINHCTLKLRQSTGLMEYCLEVIKENDPSGFLQISDALIKRVQVSQEQWVKGALEPKVSAEFDLTLDSEPLLQSIHQLDFIQMKFPVSVPPVPLLQLEKCCTRNNSVTLAWRMPPLSHNPVEGYILELDDGDGGQFREVYVGKETLCTIDGLHFNSTYNARVKAFNSSGVGPYSKTVILQTSDVAWFTFDPSSAHRDIVLSNDNQTATCNSYDDRVVLGTAAFSKGVHYWELHVDRYDNHPDPAFGIARINVVKDMMLGKDDKAWAMYVDNNRSWFMHCNSHTNRTEGGVSKGATVGVLLDLNKHNLTFYINGQQQGPAAFENIEGVFMPALSLNRNVQVTLHTGLEVPQSVKQPKLPNN; this is encoded by the exons ATGGAAGAGGAGCTGAAGTGCCCGGTGTGCGGCTCGCTGTTCCGGGAGCCCATCATCCTGCCCTGCTCGCACAATGTCTGCCTGCCCTGCGCCCGCACCATCGCCGTGCAGACCCCGGAGAGCGAGCAGCA GGACTCGGAGTgcgcggcgggggccggcggcGACCACGCGGACAAGCTGAGCCTGCACAGCGAGACCGACAGCGGCTACGGCTCCTACACCCCCAGCCTGAAGTCCCCCAACGGCGTGCGGGTGCTGCCGCTGGTGCCCGCGccgccgggggcggcggcggctccacggggcgccggccccgccagctCCTCCCTCACCTGCCCGCAGTGCCACCGGAGCGCGTCCCTGGACCAGCGCGGGCTCCGCGGCTTCCAGCGCAACCGGCTGCTGGAGGCCATCGTGCAGCGCTACCAGCagggccgcgccgccgccgccgccgccgccaagTGCCAGCTGTGCGACCGCAGCCCGCCCGAGCCGGCCGCCGTGCTGTGCGAGCAGTGCGAGGTGCTGTACTGCGCCGCATGCCAGCTCCGCTGCCACCCGGCCCGCGGGCCCTTCGCCAAGCACCGCctggccccgccgcccgcacaCCCGGGCgcccccggcggcggcggggacggcggcggcgggaagggggcgggcggcgcccgcAAGCTGCCGACGTGCGCCGAGCACGACCTGGAGAACTACAGCATGTACTGCGTGAGCTGCCGCAGCCCCGTCTGCTACCAGTGCTTGGAGGAGGGCAAGCACAGCAAGCACGACGTGAAGGCCCTGGGAGCCATGTGGAAGCAGCACAAG GCACAGCTGTCTCAGGCTTTAAATGGTGTTTCAGATAAAGCGAAAGAAGCTAAAGAATTTTTGGTTCAGCTGAAAAATTTATTGCAGCAGATCCAG AACGGGTTGGATTACGAAGCCTGTCTTGTTGCTCAGTGCGATGCCTTGGTTGACGCGTTAACCCGGCAAAAGGCAAAACTGCTCACAAAGGTCACCAAGGAACGGGAGCACAAGCTGAAG GTTGTTTGGGACCAAATAAATCACTGTACGCTGAAGCTACGCCAGTCAACAGGGCTTATGGAATACTGCCTGGAAGTTATCAAAGAAAATGATCCCTCTGGGTTTTTACAg ATTTCGGATGCTTTAATCAAGCGTGTTCAGGTGTCTCAGGAACAGTGGGTCAAAGGAGCCTTGGAGCCAAAAGTGTCTGCTGAGTTTGACTTGACTCTGGATAGTGAACCTTTACTGCAGTCAATTCACCAGCTGGATTTTATTCAGATGAAAT TTCCTGTTTCAGTGCCACCCGTCCCATTACTGCAGCTGGAGAAGTGTTGCACCAGGAACAACAGTGTGACGTTGGCCTGGAGGATGCCACCTTTGAGCCACAACCCAGTGGAGGGTTATATCTTGGAACTTGATGATGGAGATGGTGGCCAATTCCGA GAAGTATATGTTGGCAAGGAGACACTCTGCACCATCGACGGCCTTCATTTCAACAGCACTTACAATGCCAGAGTCAAAGCTTTCAACTCCTCGGGCGTTGGTCCTTACAGCAAGACAGTCATTTTGCAGACATCAGATG TGGCGTGGTTCACCTTCGACCCCTCCTCAGCTCACAGAGACATAGTGCTGTCAAATGACAACCAGACTGCCACCTGCAACAGCTACGATGACCGGGTGGTCCTAGGCACCGCAGCCTTCTCCAAGGGCGTGCATTACTGGGAACTGCATGTGGACAGGTACGACAACCACCCGGATCCAGCCTTTGGCATCGCCAGGATTAACGTGGTCAAGGACATGATGCTGGGCAAGGACGACAAGGCGTGGGCCATGTATGTGGACAACAACCGCAGCTGGTTCATGCACTGCAATTCCCACACCAATCG GACTGAAGGAGGAGTTTCTAAAGGTGCCACCGTTGGTGTTCTCCTGGATCTGAACAAGCACAACCTGACCTTTTACATAAATGGTCAGCAGCAGGGGCCTGCAGCGTTTGAAAACATCGAGGGAGTCTTCATGCCTGCATTGAGCCTCAACCGAAACGTCCAG gtGACCCTGCACACAGGACTGGAGGTGCCACAATCTGTAAAACAGCCCAAGTTGCCCAACAACTAA
- the TRIM67 gene encoding tripartite motif-containing protein 67 isoform X12 produces MEEELKCPVCGSLFREPIILPCSHNVCLPCARTIAVQTPESEQQDSECAAGAGGDHADKLSLHSETDSGYGSYTPSLKSPNGVRVLPLVPAPPGAAAAPRGAGPASSSLTCPQCHRSASLDQRGLRGFQRNRLLEAIVQRYQQGRAAAAAAAKCQLCDRSPPEPAAVLCEQCEVLYCAACQLRCHPARGPFAKHRLAPPPAHPGAPGGGGDGGGGKGAGGARKLPTCAEHDLENYSMYCVSCRSPVCYQCLEEGKHSKHDVKALGAMWKQHKAQLSQALNGVSDKAKEAKEFLVQLKNLLQQIQENGLDYEACLVAQCDALVDALTRQKAKLLTKVTKEREHKLKVVWDQINHCTLKLRQSTGLMEYCLEVIKENDPSGFLQISDALIKRVQVSQEQWVKGALEPKVSAEFDLTLDSEPLLQSIHQLDFIQMKLAWFTFDPSSAHRDIVLSNDNQTATCNSYDDRVVLGTAAFSKGVHYWELHVDRYDNHPDPAFGIARINVVKDMMLGKDDKAWAMYVDNNRSWFMHCNSHTNRTEGGVSKGATVGVLLDLNKHNLTFYINGQQQGPAAFENIEGVFMPALSLNRNVQVTLHTGLEVPQSVKQPKLPNN; encoded by the exons ATGGAAGAGGAGCTGAAGTGCCCGGTGTGCGGCTCGCTGTTCCGGGAGCCCATCATCCTGCCCTGCTCGCACAATGTCTGCCTGCCCTGCGCCCGCACCATCGCCGTGCAGACCCCGGAGAGCGAGCAGCA GGACTCGGAGTgcgcggcgggggccggcggcGACCACGCGGACAAGCTGAGCCTGCACAGCGAGACCGACAGCGGCTACGGCTCCTACACCCCCAGCCTGAAGTCCCCCAACGGCGTGCGGGTGCTGCCGCTGGTGCCCGCGccgccgggggcggcggcggctccacggggcgccggccccgccagctCCTCCCTCACCTGCCCGCAGTGCCACCGGAGCGCGTCCCTGGACCAGCGCGGGCTCCGCGGCTTCCAGCGCAACCGGCTGCTGGAGGCCATCGTGCAGCGCTACCAGCagggccgcgccgccgccgccgccgccgccaagTGCCAGCTGTGCGACCGCAGCCCGCCCGAGCCGGCCGCCGTGCTGTGCGAGCAGTGCGAGGTGCTGTACTGCGCCGCATGCCAGCTCCGCTGCCACCCGGCCCGCGGGCCCTTCGCCAAGCACCGCctggccccgccgcccgcacaCCCGGGCgcccccggcggcggcggggacggcggcggcgggaagggggcgggcggcgcccgcAAGCTGCCGACGTGCGCCGAGCACGACCTGGAGAACTACAGCATGTACTGCGTGAGCTGCCGCAGCCCCGTCTGCTACCAGTGCTTGGAGGAGGGCAAGCACAGCAAGCACGACGTGAAGGCCCTGGGAGCCATGTGGAAGCAGCACAAG GCACAGCTGTCTCAGGCTTTAAATGGTGTTTCAGATAAAGCGAAAGAAGCTAAAGAATTTTTGGTTCAGCTGAAAAATTTATTGCAGCAGATCCAG GAGAACGGGTTGGATTACGAAGCCTGTCTTGTTGCTCAGTGCGATGCCTTGGTTGACGCGTTAACCCGGCAAAAGGCAAAACTGCTCACAAAGGTCACCAAGGAACGGGAGCACAAGCTGAAG GTTGTTTGGGACCAAATAAATCACTGTACGCTGAAGCTACGCCAGTCAACAGGGCTTATGGAATACTGCCTGGAAGTTATCAAAGAAAATGATCCCTCTGGGTTTTTACAg ATTTCGGATGCTTTAATCAAGCGTGTTCAGGTGTCTCAGGAACAGTGGGTCAAAGGAGCCTTGGAGCCAAAAGTGTCTGCTGAGTTTGACTTGACTCTGGATAGTGAACCTTTACTGCAGTCAATTCACCAGCTGGATTTTATTCAGATGAAAT TGGCGTGGTTCACCTTCGACCCCTCCTCAGCTCACAGAGACATAGTGCTGTCAAATGACAACCAGACTGCCACCTGCAACAGCTACGATGACCGGGTGGTCCTAGGCACCGCAGCCTTCTCCAAGGGCGTGCATTACTGGGAACTGCATGTGGACAGGTACGACAACCACCCGGATCCAGCCTTTGGCATCGCCAGGATTAACGTGGTCAAGGACATGATGCTGGGCAAGGACGACAAGGCGTGGGCCATGTATGTGGACAACAACCGCAGCTGGTTCATGCACTGCAATTCCCACACCAATCG GACTGAAGGAGGAGTTTCTAAAGGTGCCACCGTTGGTGTTCTCCTGGATCTGAACAAGCACAACCTGACCTTTTACATAAATGGTCAGCAGCAGGGGCCTGCAGCGTTTGAAAACATCGAGGGAGTCTTCATGCCTGCATTGAGCCTCAACCGAAACGTCCAG gtGACCCTGCACACAGGACTGGAGGTGCCACAATCTGTAAAACAGCCCAAGTTGCCCAACAACTAA
- the TRIM67 gene encoding tripartite motif-containing protein 67 isoform X7, with protein sequence MEEELKCPVCGSLFREPIILPCSHNVCLPCARTIAVQTPESEQQDSECAAGAGGDHADKLSLHSETDSGYGSYTPSLKSPNGVRVLPLVPAPPGAAAAPRGAGPASSSLTCPQCHRSASLDQRGLRGFQRNRLLEAIVQRYQQGRAAAAAAAKCQLCDRSPPEPAAVLCEQCEVLYCAACQLRCHPARGPFAKHRLAPPPAHPGAPGGGGDGGGGKGAGGARKLPTCAEHDLENYSMYCVSCRSPVCYQCLEEGKHSKHDVKALGAMWKQHKAQLSQALNGVSDKAKEAKEFLVQLKNLLQQIQENGLDYEACLVAQCDALVDALTRQKAKLLTKVTKEREHKLKVVWDQINHCTLKLRQSTGLMEYCLEVIKENDPSGFLQISDALIKRVQVSQEQWVKGALEPKVSAEFDLTLDSEPLLQSIHQLDFIQMKFPVSVPPVPLLQLEKCCTRNNSVTLAWRMPPLSHNPVEGYILELDDGDGGQFREVYVGKETLCTIDGLHFNSTYNARVKAFNSSGVGPYSKTVILQTSDVAWFTFDPSSAHRDIVLSNDNQTATCNSYDDRVVLGTAAFSKGVHYWELHVDRYDNHPDPAFGIARINVVKDMMLGKDDKAWAMYVDNNRSWFMHCNSHTNRTEGGVSKGATVGVLLDLNKHNLTFYINGQQQGPAAFENIEGVFMPALSLNRNVQVTLHTGLEVPQSVKQPKLPNN encoded by the exons ATGGAAGAGGAGCTGAAGTGCCCGGTGTGCGGCTCGCTGTTCCGGGAGCCCATCATCCTGCCCTGCTCGCACAATGTCTGCCTGCCCTGCGCCCGCACCATCGCCGTGCAGACCCCGGAGAGCGAGCAGCA GGACTCGGAGTgcgcggcgggggccggcggcGACCACGCGGACAAGCTGAGCCTGCACAGCGAGACCGACAGCGGCTACGGCTCCTACACCCCCAGCCTGAAGTCCCCCAACGGCGTGCGGGTGCTGCCGCTGGTGCCCGCGccgccgggggcggcggcggctccacggggcgccggccccgccagctCCTCCCTCACCTGCCCGCAGTGCCACCGGAGCGCGTCCCTGGACCAGCGCGGGCTCCGCGGCTTCCAGCGCAACCGGCTGCTGGAGGCCATCGTGCAGCGCTACCAGCagggccgcgccgccgccgccgccgccgccaagTGCCAGCTGTGCGACCGCAGCCCGCCCGAGCCGGCCGCCGTGCTGTGCGAGCAGTGCGAGGTGCTGTACTGCGCCGCATGCCAGCTCCGCTGCCACCCGGCCCGCGGGCCCTTCGCCAAGCACCGCctggccccgccgcccgcacaCCCGGGCgcccccggcggcggcggggacggcggcggcgggaagggggcgggcggcgcccgcAAGCTGCCGACGTGCGCCGAGCACGACCTGGAGAACTACAGCATGTACTGCGTGAGCTGCCGCAGCCCCGTCTGCTACCAGTGCTTGGAGGAGGGCAAGCACAGCAAGCACGACGTGAAGGCCCTGGGAGCCATGTGGAAGCAGCACAAG GCACAGCTGTCTCAGGCTTTAAATGGTGTTTCAGATAAAGCGAAAGAAGCTAAAGAATTTTTGGTTCAGCTGAAAAATTTATTGCAGCAGATCCAG GAGAACGGGTTGGATTACGAAGCCTGTCTTGTTGCTCAGTGCGATGCCTTGGTTGACGCGTTAACCCGGCAAAAGGCAAAACTGCTCACAAAGGTCACCAAGGAACGGGAGCACAAGCTGAAG GTTGTTTGGGACCAAATAAATCACTGTACGCTGAAGCTACGCCAGTCAACAGGGCTTATGGAATACTGCCTGGAAGTTATCAAAGAAAATGATCCCTCTGGGTTTTTACAg ATTTCGGATGCTTTAATCAAGCGTGTTCAGGTGTCTCAGGAACAGTGGGTCAAAGGAGCCTTGGAGCCAAAAGTGTCTGCTGAGTTTGACTTGACTCTGGATAGTGAACCTTTACTGCAGTCAATTCACCAGCTGGATTTTATTCAGATGAAAT TTCCTGTTTCAGTGCCACCCGTCCCATTACTGCAGCTGGAGAAGTGTTGCACCAGGAACAACAGTGTGACGTTGGCCTGGAGGATGCCACCTTTGAGCCACAACCCAGTGGAGGGTTATATCTTGGAACTTGATGATGGAGATGGTGGCCAATTCCGA GAAGTATATGTTGGCAAGGAGACACTCTGCACCATCGACGGCCTTCATTTCAACAGCACTTACAATGCCAGAGTCAAAGCTTTCAACTCCTCGGGCGTTGGTCCTTACAGCAAGACAGTCATTTTGCAGACATCAGATG TGGCGTGGTTCACCTTCGACCCCTCCTCAGCTCACAGAGACATAGTGCTGTCAAATGACAACCAGACTGCCACCTGCAACAGCTACGATGACCGGGTGGTCCTAGGCACCGCAGCCTTCTCCAAGGGCGTGCATTACTGGGAACTGCATGTGGACAGGTACGACAACCACCCGGATCCAGCCTTTGGCATCGCCAGGATTAACGTGGTCAAGGACATGATGCTGGGCAAGGACGACAAGGCGTGGGCCATGTATGTGGACAACAACCGCAGCTGGTTCATGCACTGCAATTCCCACACCAATCG GACTGAAGGAGGAGTTTCTAAAGGTGCCACCGTTGGTGTTCTCCTGGATCTGAACAAGCACAACCTGACCTTTTACATAAATGGTCAGCAGCAGGGGCCTGCAGCGTTTGAAAACATCGAGGGAGTCTTCATGCCTGCATTGAGCCTCAACCGAAACGTCCAG gtGACCCTGCACACAGGACTGGAGGTGCCACAATCTGTAAAACAGCCCAAGTTGCCCAACAACTAA